One Helianthus annuus cultivar XRQ/B chromosome 7, HanXRQr2.0-SUNRISE, whole genome shotgun sequence genomic region harbors:
- the LOC110907341 gene encoding protein FAR1-RELATED SEQUENCE 5-like, with protein sequence MASNTLADGGDDAPNYQLRGVEQVSPNTGTKRYIPDSPSSLTPAEGMLFDTVDNAYNFYKTYAEAGGWTVRKGTQHENRGIVINKYFFCSKEGQKDFRPVDTLVEHPSDRWVRRVPSKRTGCQAAIRIKLTDAKKYLLYHFTEAHNHDFVHEEDLHLLKENRGINRAHEEMINKMSHLNIGPVRAFNTMKEVYGGFDKVGATKVDFKNFKKELNLFIGEFDAEMYNMMFVPFTRIDNHNRNVTLGAAILGSETAETYSWLLRAIKNAYGYAPPVIVTDQDPAMKRAIADVWPESRHRLCMWHIMDKLTTKVGAALCSNTDFRKRLSAVVWTDSLLPEAFEAEWAAILNDFGLIDHEWLTYIYGLRESWIPAYYREEEMSGLMRTSSSHFDTAIEAQRHEHRKNDHDTRYTNLGEWSDFVLEKQAAQIYTRTIFLDVQIEIQQAIHRCTSVRLDDVGDFIKFFIKDLDQPCSSFFEVMIREDDVTVKCIYNRFEQFGLLSRHIFCVLRILDVREFPKQYILRRWTREAVPNSSPGSILTNGGDPDRSEEVNRCVREISHATEYVVNKLISKFDKLSDFRDHIKQFMSVADEAQINAPPKTRRNRFAELLGVAPESTAAIRVPVGTRFKGCGSHKRLKSQKERAISQSGSKCRQCSLCKKYSHNRVTCWKYTVNVEGNEDTIREGDAATVVEGDGPGSNDADDEFYTSGNDADMDDEDMAE encoded by the exons ATGGCTTCGAACACACTTGCTGATGGTGGAGATG ATGCACCTAATTACCAATTACGTGGTGTTGAACAAGTCTCTCCAAACACTGGAACAAAGAGATATATTCCAGATTCACCCTCTTCGTTGACGCCAGCAGAGGGCAtgttattcgacacagtcgataacgcgtataacttttataaaacttaCGCAGAAGCGGGAGGTTGGACTGTAAGGAAGGGCACACAGCACGAGAACCGTGGTATTGTTATAAACAAGTACTTTTTTTGTTCAAAGGAGGGTCAAAAAGACTTTCGACCGGTCGATACTTTAGTTGAACATCCGTCTGATAGGTGGGTACGGAGGGTACCATCTAAAAGGACCGGCTGCCAAGCTGCAATCAGAATAAAGCTTACCGATGCTAAGAAGTATTTGCTGTATCATTTTACAGAGGCGCACAACCATGATTTTGTGCATGAAGAAGATTTACATCTTCTCAAGGAAAACAGGGGTATTAATCGTGCACACGAAGAGATGATAAACAAGATGTCACATCTCAACATTGGTCCTGTTCGTGCATTTAACACTATGAAGGAAGTGTATGGTGGGTTCGACAAAGTCGGTGCGACCAAAGTCGattttaaaaatttcaagaaaGAATTAAATCTTTTTATCGGAGAGTTTGATGCGGAAAT GTATAACATGATGTTTGTCCCTTTCACCAGAATTGATAATCATAACAGGAACGTGACACTTGGTGCTGCAATTCTCGGTTCTGAAACGGCAGAGACGTATAGCTGGTTACTTAGGGCGATCAAGAACGCATATGGGTACGCGCCTCCCGTAATCGTTACTGACCAAGACCCTGCGATGAAAAGGGCTATAGCGGATGTTTGGCCTGAGTCGAGGCATCGGCTATGTATGTGGCATATCATGGATAAACTCACTACAAAG GTCGGGGCTGCCCTGTGTTCAAATACAGATTTCAGGAAAAGATTGTCTGCAGTTGTTTGGACTGATTCTCTATTGCCCGAAGCGTTTGAGGCTGAATGGGCAGCTATTTTAAATGATTTCGGTTTAATCGACCATGAATGGCTGACGTATATATACGGGCTACGTGAATCATGGATTCCAGCTTACTATCGCGAGGAAGAAATGTCTGGTCTTATGCGGACATCATCTAG CCACTTCGACACGGCAATTGAAGCGCAAAGGCACGAGCATCGAAAAAACGATCATGACACTCGATACACCAACCTTGGAGAGTGGAGTGATTTTGTTCTCGAGAAGCAAGCAGCTCAGATATATACCAGAACTATATTTTTGGATGTTCAAATCGAGATTCAACAAGCTATTCATCGCTGTACTAGTGTCAGATTAGATGACGTCGGTGATTTCATAAAGTTTTTCATAAAGGATCTCGATCAGCCATGTTCTTCGTTTTTCGAG GTTATGATACGCGAGGATGATGTCACTGTTAAGTGTATCTACAACAGGTTTGAGCAGTTTGGATTGTTGTCCAGGCACATTTTCTGCGTGTTACGGATTCTTGATGTAAGGGAGTTTCCGAAACAATATATATTGAGGCGTTGGACGCGTGAAGCTGTTCCAAATAGTTCCCCCGGGTCCATTCTTACGAATGGTGGAGATCCAGATCGTAGTGAGGAGGTTAACCGTTGTGTTCGTGAGATTAGTCACGCAACTGAGTATGTTGTGAACAAGTTGATTTCCAAATTTGATAAGTTGTCTGATTTTCGTGATCATATCAAGCAGTTTATGTCAGTCGCTGATGAAGCTCAAATAAATGCACCTCCCAAGACACGACGTAATCGATTTGCTGAACTGCTAGGAGTTGCTCCAGAGAGCACGGCCGCTATCCGTGTTCCAGTTGGTACCAGGTTCAAGGGTTGTGGTTCTCATAAACGCCTTAAATCTCAAAAGGAGCGAGCCATAAGTCAGTCTGGAAGTAAATGTCGTCAATGTTCATTATGTAAAAAATACAGTCATAACAGAGTAACGTGTTGGAAATACACCGTGAATGTTGAAGGTAATGAAGATACAATTCGCGAAGGAGATGCTGCTACAGTTGTTGAAGGTGATGGTCCTGGATCGAACGATGCTGATGATGAGTTTTACACATCTGGAAACGATGCAGATATGGATGATGAGGACATGGCAGAGTAG